The Takifugu rubripes chromosome 3, fTakRub1.2, whole genome shotgun sequence genome contains a region encoding:
- the LOC115249075 gene encoding uncharacterized protein isoform X2 yields MKLPVVAKVRKSRNREVLVDQGDQVDQVDQGDLVDQVERGGSGGPGGPGGSGGPGGSGGPGGSGGPGGPGGSGGSGGSGEPGGPGGIRWTRWIWWIRGIWWTRWNGGDQVDQVDRGDQVDRGDQVDQVDQGDLVDQGDLVNQMDRGDQVEQVDQGDLVDQGDLVDQVERGGSGGPGGPGGSGGPGGSGGPGGSGGSGGSGSNAHHTAKCFMCSL; encoded by the exons ATGAAGCTTCCTGTTGTTGCTAAGGTcaggaagagcagaaacagaGAGGTCCTGGTGGATCagggggatcag gtggaccaggtggatCAGGGGGATCTGGTGGACCAGGTGGAACgggggggatcaggtggaccaggtggaccggggggatcaggtggaccaggtggatCTGGTGGACcggggggatcaggtggaccaggtggaccAGGGGGATCTGGTGGATCAGGGGGATCTGGTGAACCAGGTGGACCgggggggatcaggtggaccaggtggatctggtggatcagggggatctggtggaccaggtggaacgggggggatcaggtggaccaggtggaccggggggatcaggtggaccggggggatcaggtggaccaggtggaccAGGGGGATCTGGTGGATCAGGGGGATCTGGTGAACCAGATGGACCGGGGGGATCAGGTGGAACAGGTGGACCAGGGGGATCTGGTGGATCAGGGGGATCTGGTGGACCAGGTGGAACgggggggatcaggtggaccaggtggaccggggggatcaggtggaccagggggatcaggtggaccagggGGATCTGGTGGATCAGGGGGATCTGGTAGCAACGCTCACCATACCGCAAAGTGCTTTATGTGTTCCTTATAG
- the LOC115249075 gene encoding uncharacterized protein isoform X3: MKLPVVAKVRKSRNREVLVDQGDQVDQVDQGDLVDQVERGGSGGPGGPGGSGGPGGPGGSGGSGGSGEPGGPGGIRWTRWIWWIRGIWWTRWNGGDQVDQVDRGDQVDRGDQVDQVDQGDLVDQGDLVNQMDRGDQVEQVDQGDLVDQGDLVDQVERGGSGGPGGPGGSGGPGGSGGPGGSGGSGGSGSNAHHTAKCFMCSL; encoded by the exons ATGAAGCTTCCTGTTGTTGCTAAGGTcaggaagagcagaaacagaGAGGTCCTGGTGGATCagggggatcag gtggaccaggtggatCAGGGGGATCTGGTGGACCAGGTGGAACgggggggatcaggtggaccaggtggaccggggggatcag gtggaccaggtggaccAGGGGGATCTGGTGGATCAGGGGGATCTGGTGAACCAGGTGGACCgggggggatcaggtggaccaggtggatctggtggatcagggggatctggtggaccaggtggaacgggggggatcaggtggaccaggtggaccggggggatcaggtggaccggggggatcaggtggaccaggtggaccAGGGGGATCTGGTGGATCAGGGGGATCTGGTGAACCAGATGGACCGGGGGGATCAGGTGGAACAGGTGGACCAGGGGGATCTGGTGGATCAGGGGGATCTGGTGGACCAGGTGGAACgggggggatcaggtggaccaggtggaccggggggatcaggtggaccagggggatcaggtggaccagggGGATCTGGTGGATCAGGGGGATCTGGTAGCAACGCTCACCATACCGCAAAGTGCTTTATGTGTTCCTTATAG
- the LOC115249075 gene encoding uncharacterized protein isoform X1: protein MKLPVVAKVRKSRNREVLVDQGDQVDRGDLVDQGDLVDQVERGGSGGPGGPGGSGGPGGSGGPGGSGGPGGPGGSGGSGGSGEPGGPGGIRWTRWIWWIRGIWWTRWNGGDQVDQVDRGDQVDRGDQVDQVDQGDLVDQGDLVNQMDRGDQVEQVDQGDLVDQGDLVDQVERGGSGGPGGPGGSGGPGGSGGPGGSGGSGGSGSNAHHTAKCFMCSL, encoded by the exons ATGAAGCTTCCTGTTGTTGCTAAGGTcaggaagagcagaaacagaGAGGTCCTGGTGGATCagggggatcaggtggaccggggggatctg gtggatCAGGGGGATCTGGTGGACCAGGTGGAACgggggggatcaggtggaccaggtggaccggggggatcaggtggaccaggtggatCTGGTGGACcggggggatcaggtggaccaggtggaccAGGGGGATCTGGTGGATCAGGGGGATCTGGTGAACCAGGTGGACCgggggggatcaggtggaccaggtggatctggtggatcagggggatctggtggaccaggtggaacgggggggatcaggtggaccaggtggaccggggggatcaggtggaccggggggatcaggtggaccaggtggaccAGGGGGATCTGGTGGATCAGGGGGATCTGGTGAACCAGATGGACCGGGGGGATCAGGTGGAACAGGTGGACCAGGGGGATCTGGTGGATCAGGGGGATCTGGTGGACCAGGTGGAACgggggggatcaggtggaccaggtggaccggggggatcaggtggaccagggggatcaggtggaccagggGGATCTGGTGGATCAGGGGGATCTGGTAGCAACGCTCACCATACCGCAAAGTGCTTTATGTGTTCCTTATAG